The following proteins are encoded in a genomic region of Bernardetia sp. MNP-M8:
- the pdhA gene encoding pyruvate dehydrogenase (acetyl-transferring) E1 component subunit alpha, with amino-acid sequence MSDAKNTTKTTAKKPVRKAAAKKTTAKTPAKKQSSFSKEVYMKWYEDMQLMRKFEEKAGQLYGQQKIRGFCHLYIGQEACVAGAVSALTKDDKWITAYRDHAHPLGLGTSPNAVMAELFGKETGCSKGKGGSMHMFDKEVNFMGGHGIVGAQVPLGAGIGFAEMYNETGNLCICYMGDGAVRQGAIHEAFNMAMLWKIPVIFVIENNGYAMGTSVSRTSNVIDLSTLGESYDMPSEAVDAMSVEAVHEAVARAADRARSGEGPTLLEFRTYRYKGHSMSDPAKYRTREEVNEYRKKDPIEQVKDVILEKKYASQEDLDKIDADIKERVEASVKFAEESDFPDAKEAFTDIYKQEDYPFIMD; translated from the coding sequence ATGAGCGACGCAAAAAATACAACCAAAACGACAGCCAAAAAGCCTGTTCGTAAAGCAGCAGCAAAAAAAACAACTGCTAAAACTCCTGCAAAAAAGCAATCTTCTTTTTCAAAAGAGGTTTATATGAAATGGTACGAAGATATGCAGCTTATGCGTAAATTCGAAGAAAAAGCAGGACAGCTTTACGGACAGCAAAAAATCAGAGGTTTTTGTCACTTGTATATTGGACAAGAAGCCTGTGTAGCTGGCGCAGTTTCGGCACTTACAAAAGATGATAAATGGATAACAGCTTACCGTGACCATGCTCATCCACTTGGTTTGGGAACTTCGCCAAATGCAGTGATGGCAGAGCTTTTTGGTAAAGAAACTGGTTGCTCAAAAGGAAAAGGTGGTTCGATGCACATGTTTGACAAAGAGGTCAATTTTATGGGTGGACACGGAATTGTTGGAGCGCAAGTTCCACTCGGTGCAGGAATTGGTTTTGCAGAAATGTACAACGAGACTGGAAACCTTTGTATCTGTTATATGGGTGATGGTGCAGTTCGTCAAGGAGCAATCCATGAAGCCTTTAATATGGCAATGCTTTGGAAAATTCCTGTCATTTTTGTGATTGAAAACAATGGTTATGCTATGGGAACTTCTGTAAGCAGAACTTCAAATGTAATTGATTTATCAACTCTTGGAGAATCGTATGATATGCCTTCTGAAGCTGTTGATGCAATGAGTGTGGAAGCTGTTCACGAAGCGGTTGCAAGAGCTGCTGATCGTGCTAGAAGTGGTGAAGGTCCTACTCTTTTGGAGTTCAGAACATATCGTTATAAAGGACACTCTATGTCTGACCCTGCAAAATACCGTACTCGTGAAGAAGTAAACGAATACCGTAAAAAAGACCCAATAGAGCAAGTAAAAGATGTTATTTTGGAAAAAAAATATGCTTCACAAGAAGATTTAGATAAAATTGATGCAGACATCAAAGAAAGAGTAGAAGCCTCTGTAAAATTTGCAGAAGAATCTGATTTCCCAGATGCAAAAGAAGCATTTACAGATATTTATAAACAAGAAGATTATCCATTTATTATGGATTAA